One region of Spiroplasma culicicola AES-1 genomic DNA includes:
- the tig gene encoding trigger factor — protein sequence MKFSAKKIAEKGQGVWTVTIDGQEWLDAVKKGKNKVAANIEIPGFRKGKAPKEKVEQYLTPVKYLNAAVQSIIEKAFEFARDQKSDVKPFTSPTPVPTKVSEQLCELDFVFDIMPEIEISEYKGLKSKDLVKEEFKATKEEIEKAIDQYRERFALEKDKEEQIIAKDDVVKFDFEGFIDGVAFKGGKGLDFRLVIGSGNMIPGFEDAMIGKGMGKSTINVTFPEDYTPELSGKKAEFKLNVKEIKTRMLPAKDDELAKDLNLPNIKTYKELETSVEQQIIDQKTTALKNTFVNKVIDLIIEKSKIELPQTVINKEIDSLFKEFEARVASQKLTMKEYKKQTGLSDEDIRKELFDDAKRRICSHLITDKVRNSEKFDVDAKEIEAKYSKLAAQFGLEVDYIKKSILPEEHVKEEILREKLIDFLYENNG from the coding sequence ATGAAATTTAGTGCTAAAAAAATAGCTGAAAAAGGACAAGGTGTTTGAACAGTTACAATTGATGGTCAAGAATGATTAGATGCTGTTAAAAAAGGTAAAAATAAGGTTGCAGCCAACATTGAAATTCCAGGATTTAGAAAAGGTAAAGCTCCAAAAGAAAAAGTGGAACAATATTTAACACCAGTTAAATATTTAAATGCAGCAGTTCAAAGTATCATTGAAAAAGCATTTGAATTTGCAAGAGATCAAAAATCAGATGTTAAACCATTTACTTCACCAACTCCAGTACCAACAAAAGTTTCAGAACAATTATGTGAATTGGATTTTGTTTTTGACATTATGCCAGAAATTGAAATCAGTGAATATAAAGGATTAAAATCAAAAGATTTAGTAAAAGAAGAATTTAAAGCAACAAAAGAAGAAATTGAAAAAGCAATTGATCAATATAGAGAAAGATTTGCTCTTGAAAAAGATAAAGAAGAGCAAATTATTGCAAAAGATGATGTTGTTAAATTTGACTTTGAAGGATTTATTGATGGAGTTGCTTTTAAAGGTGGAAAAGGTTTAGACTTTAGACTAGTAATTGGTTCAGGGAATATGATTCCAGGATTTGAAGATGCAATGATTGGTAAAGGAATGGGAAAATCAACAATTAATGTAACTTTCCCAGAAGATTACACACCTGAATTAAGTGGTAAAAAAGCTGAATTTAAATTAAACGTTAAAGAAATTAAAACAAGAATGTTACCTGCAAAAGATGATGAATTGGCAAAAGACTTAAACTTACCAAACATTAAAACTTATAAAGAATTAGAAACAAGCGTTGAACAACAAATTATTGATCAAAAAACAACTGCCTTAAAAAATACTTTTGTAAATAAAGTAATTGATTTAATTATTGAAAAATCAAAAATTGAATTACCTCAAACAGTAATCAATAAAGAAATTGATTCTTTATTTAAAGAATTTGAAGCACGTGTTGCTAGTCAAAAATTAACTATGAAAGAATATAAAAAACAAACTGGTCTTTCAGATGAAGACATTAGAAAAGAATTATTTGATGATGCAAAAAGAAGAATTTGCAGTCACTTAATTACAGATAAAGTTAGAAATAGTGAAAAATTTGATGTTGATGCAAAAGAAATTGAAGCTAAATATTCAAAACTTGCTGCACAATTTGGTTTAGAAGTTGATTACATTAAGAAATCAATCTTACCTGAAGAACATGTAAAAGAAGAGATTTTAAGAGAAAAATTAATTGACTTCTTATACGAAAATAATGGATAA
- the lon gene encoding endopeptidase La: protein MSTNKKLPLLVTRGSYIYPTFEQVLEIGREKTTIAVKQAVDNHEGLILIVSQKKPLEDDPKIEDLFDFGVLAKVSIKKEWKDGTLTVNIKSLSRAKISSFETGDFYVAEYIEQTQVDEKNSEKADKIVKLIKSMISSQDEFPAEMEDILKDASKNTNSSFIVDSAAHLMPFMPIDKKQAILEELDPLKRIEIINDFLDEKKQSADIESSISKKIKSRVDEQQREFYLREKLKAIKEELGDMDGEGDDVKKYKKRLETEPFPEHIKKRIFQEIERYEGLPASSSEANIIRTYIDWMMQTPWWEKSEEKTDLKYAKDILDKHHYGLEKVKERIIEYLAVKQNTNKVKGQIITLVGPPGVGKTSLAKSIAESMGRNFVKVALGGIKDESEIRGHRKTYIGAMPGRIIQGMKRAGVKNPVFLLDEIDKMASDYRGDPASAMLEVLDSEQNSKFSDHYLEEDYDLSDVVFIATANYPDNIPEALYDRMEIIELSSYTEIEKLKIAEDYLVPKVLEDHAVSSDKLIFTKEGLNEIIKHYTREAGVRQLERWISSVTRKFVVKMLNKDLETLTVTPEVVNELLKKRIFEHTEKEKQPQVGVVTGLAYTQFGGDILPIEVNHFPGKGGLVLTGKLGDVMKESATIAYDFVKSNYKSFNIPKEVFVENDIHIHVPEGAVPKDGPSAGVTITTAIVSALTNRPVPKDIGMTGEITLRGLVFPIGGLREKSISANRSGLKKILIPWKNQKDIDDIPEEVKAQLQIVPVEKYEQVYEEVFGEKVKEFKTELPIATSSESSKAASI, encoded by the coding sequence ATGAGTACAAACAAAAAATTACCATTACTTGTTACAAGAGGAAGTTACATTTATCCAACTTTCGAACAAGTACTTGAAATAGGAAGAGAAAAAACCACAATAGCTGTTAAACAAGCGGTTGATAACCATGAAGGTTTAATACTTATTGTTTCTCAAAAAAAACCACTTGAAGATGATCCAAAAATTGAAGATTTATTTGATTTTGGGGTTCTTGCAAAAGTAAGTATTAAAAAAGAGTGAAAAGATGGTACATTGACTGTTAATATTAAATCTTTATCAAGAGCAAAAATTAGCTCATTTGAAACAGGAGATTTTTATGTAGCAGAATATATTGAACAAACACAAGTAGACGAAAAAAATTCTGAAAAAGCAGATAAAATTGTTAAATTAATTAAATCAATGATATCAAGTCAAGATGAATTTCCAGCAGAAATGGAAGATATTTTAAAAGACGCATCTAAAAATACAAACTCAAGTTTTATTGTTGATAGTGCAGCACACTTAATGCCGTTTATGCCAATTGATAAAAAACAAGCAATCTTAGAAGAATTGGATCCTCTAAAAAGAATTGAAATTATTAATGACTTTTTAGATGAGAAAAAACAATCAGCAGATATTGAATCATCAATTTCAAAAAAAATTAAATCAAGAGTTGATGAACAACAAAGAGAGTTTTACTTAAGAGAAAAATTAAAAGCTATTAAAGAAGAATTAGGAGATATGGATGGAGAAGGCGATGACGTTAAAAAATACAAAAAACGCCTTGAAACTGAACCATTCCCTGAACACATTAAAAAAAGAATTTTTCAAGAAATTGAAAGATACGAAGGTTTACCAGCAAGTTCAAGTGAAGCCAATATTATTAGAACTTATATTGACTGAATGATGCAAACTCCATGATGAGAAAAATCAGAGGAAAAAACTGATTTAAAATATGCAAAAGATATTTTAGATAAACATCATTATGGATTAGAAAAAGTTAAGGAAAGAATCATTGAATACTTAGCTGTAAAACAAAATACTAACAAAGTTAAAGGACAAATTATTACATTAGTAGGTCCTCCAGGAGTTGGAAAAACTAGTTTAGCAAAATCAATTGCTGAATCAATGGGAAGAAACTTTGTAAAAGTAGCACTTGGTGGAATTAAAGATGAATCTGAAATTCGTGGTCACAGAAAAACATATATTGGAGCTATGCCAGGAAGAATTATTCAAGGAATGAAAAGAGCTGGAGTAAAAAACCCAGTATTCTTACTTGATGAAATTGATAAAATGGCAAGTGATTATCGAGGAGATCCAGCATCAGCAATGCTTGAGGTATTGGATTCAGAACAAAACTCTAAATTCTCAGATCACTACTTAGAAGAAGATTACGACTTAAGTGATGTTGTCTTTATTGCAACAGCCAACTATCCAGATAACATTCCTGAAGCTTTATATGATAGAATGGAAATCATTGAACTTTCAAGTTATACAGAAATCGAAAAACTTAAAATTGCAGAAGATTATTTAGTACCAAAAGTGTTAGAAGATCATGCTGTATCAAGTGATAAATTGATCTTTACAAAAGAAGGATTAAATGAAATTATTAAACACTATACAAGAGAGGCTGGAGTTCGTCAATTAGAAAGATGAATCTCATCAGTTACAAGAAAATTTGTTGTAAAAATGTTGAATAAAGATTTAGAAACTTTAACAGTTACTCCAGAAGTTGTAAATGAACTATTGAAAAAACGTATTTTTGAACATACAGAAAAAGAAAAACAACCTCAAGTTGGAGTAGTTACAGGATTGGCCTATACTCAATTTGGTGGAGATATCTTACCAATTGAAGTAAACCATTTCCCAGGAAAAGGTGGACTTGTATTAACTGGTAAATTGGGAGATGTTATGAAAGAATCTGCAACTATTGCATATGACTTTGTAAAATCAAACTATAAATCATTTAATATTCCAAAAGAAGTATTTGTTGAAAATGATATTCACATTCACGTTCCTGAAGGAGCTGTACCAAAAGATGGACCAAGTGCAGGGGTAACAATTACAACTGCAATTGTATCTGCTTTAACAAATAGACCTGTACCAAAAGACATTGGTATGACAGGAGAAATTACTTTAAGAGGATTAGTATTTCCAATTGGGGGATTAAGAGAAAAATCAATTTCTGCTAATAGAAGTGGATTGAAAAAAATCTTAATTCCATGAAAAAACCAAAAAGATATTGATGATATTCCAGAAGAAGTAAAAGCACAATTACAAATTGTTCCAGTTGAAAAATATGAACAAGTTTATGAAGAAGTATTTGGTGAAAAAGTAAAGGAGTTTAAAACAGAACTTCCAATTGCAACCTCAAGTGAGTCTTCAAAAGCAGCATCAATTTAA